A region of the Ptychodera flava strain L36383 chromosome 22, AS_Pfla_20210202, whole genome shotgun sequence genome:
AAAAGGTGCTAGGAAGTTTCAGCGGTCAGTTTGCAAAACCATTCAAGCCACAGTCTGTAGCAGTCTCTCAGGACAACCACTACTACATACTTGATgacaataatttgcaaattattgtttgtgatcaaaataataaagttataaGAATAATTACTTTACCTAGAGACACAAATCCCTGGTGCATAGCTCTCTTGAGAGAATTTGTTTTGGTCACTGATGTTAAAGGTCATAGATTACTCAAGTACACCAAGAATGGTCACTTTGTTCAAGAGTTGGGTGGTCCACTAGGTCATGGCCATACACCATTCAACTGGCCTGGCTTTGTCGCTGTCAACAGTAGGGATGTCATCATGGTGTCTGACTGTTACAATCactgcatcaagtgttttgatgCTGATTTCAATTACCTGTACAAATATGGTCACCGCGGTAACAGTGATGGTCAGCTGTCCTATCCACACAGCATCGCTGTTGATGGCGCTgacaatgtttatgtttgtgatcaCCTCAATGATAGGATTTCGATGTGGAGTGGAGATGGAACGTGGAGATGTCATCTATTCCAAGGTGAAGTGTTCAGACCCTGGTACATTGCAGTCAGCCGAGACAGAATCTGTGTTAGAGGGATACATGACAAACACATCACAGTATTTTCTAAGTAGACAGAAACACCAAGATGATGTGTATGTctgcatttcatcaaaatattgcatttctgtCAAAACATTTGGCGTGAAGTGATTTTCCGATTATCACTCAAGCGTGACTACTAAcgattgcactgtttacatcacGTTTACATTccaaaaacatatattttttcacattcaGAAAGATAGTTTTTGTAGAATATTATTCTATGCTGATGTCGCCTCATGTCTAGAGTAAATTTACGGCCCAAATGatgttattttttgataattttcactcAGAAAATTCAGGAACTTTGACAAAGGTGAATCACAATCAAGTTCGGTTTCCGTCTTTGACAAGCAAGGCCCAGGCCAGCGTGATATTTGTGACAGACGCTTCACTTATTGGGCACAAATATGACATAGATGAGctattttgaacaatttaaagGTACAAATGTATACAATTTTGACGTGATCTGGGTGTCTGGCATACTGAGTACAATATTCTGCTCCCACCTGAACCTACCTGTACATCCGGTGATGTCTCTTTTGATCTCAGATGGCAATATTTCCACACAATAGTTATTGAGAAAGACATAAATGAGGGAGCCAGCACTGCTTATCTGACTTTGTCATGAATTACATAGCATGTGGCAGGCAGTGTGGCAGGACACAAGTTCATGGGTAGAGGGCGCTGGGTGTAACCGCAGGACTAAACGTGCAATGCGTGAGCCTACGACAACTGTGAGATCTGTAGAACTTTAAAGCTGTAGCAATTTTCAGTGTTTTGGTGAATTTTAGTGCACATTATTTTCATTGAGACTTCCCTTTAAACAATGGTGTAGATTCAATTTCCTTCATGACAAATGAAACATACTCTTGTTTACTTTTCTTTGTGATTCGAAACTCGCGTAGTACTAGTTCAAGTTTTTGAAACTGTCTGAATAACGTTTTGCCAATATTTGAGTAAGGACAAAACGACTCGTCTACATATGACTCGAGAAATGTAACTTTTAGCTAACACTTTTTCAGTAACAATCTTCAAGTCTGGTAAGTTTGCTTTGGAATCTGTTGTAGCCTTCAGAGGCTACAGTTGGGTCGAATCGCTCTTTTTTAATATTGTAAGCTTTCTCATTCGTGTGTTGCGTAAATTTCAGGTACTGGCATGGCATGGTACTGAAATGGTTGTCGATTAGGGTGTTTATGAATAACGCCCTCAGTAGTTATTTCTACGAGTGTTTTCGTTTTTATTCAACGTTATCTGGCGAAATGCCATATCAATAATAACATGCAAATACTATCATGAAGTGAACTTCACAGTTTAGGAATATGGTACAGTGGGAAGGTAAGTGTAGAAGAAAACTGTATTATTATGACTAGATTTGGTGAAGACATTGGGAAATATTAGGACTAGGTCATCGAGTGACGGTTAGTTTTAACAGTTGTCTAGGTTTTCCAGTCTGCATGAATTTATACgtttgtcattttatttctatTGAAGTTCGGACATCAAAGTTCTTATAACTCTCAATATTAGTCTTGACATGGAAGTGTTTGCTAAATGTTAGTTGTATATGCTTTACTTTCTTGTcctttgttgaatttttctATCAATGTGTTTCATAATTTACATCAACCCAATTCTGTGATGTAAAAATCTTCATCATACTCTTGCCTATACAAGTCAGTACAGGCGATGAAAGTTTTTATCATGACAAATAAGATTTTGTACATTCTAGCCGTTACCTGATTATTGGAGACTTTTGGTGTGTGGTATTGGTGACTTTgctttttatcacaaaatttataAGAATTGTTTCTGAGTAAAATTTTATGTATAAACTGTATAGTTGCAAATAAAACCTTGGTATTTGATTTTCAGTTTGCTTTATATTCACACACAACATACACAGCAAGGAATTAACTTCTGATGTTACTGGAATACAGCATCTTGGATCTTGTTGGATCTTggtccaggcatgtctgagaaaTGGCTCTTGATGTAAAAAATCAGTAGGTCAGATATGAGCCTAAAATCCCATGTTCTGTACAGAAGAGACTTACAAAATTAGTTCCAGAgtccagctctggaactgttagtttttgctcactttccttcttcttttctttctttctttctttctctatttccggtattactaccatagaacatgctatacacaaattttaccttcattacccagaatgcattgcgacacgcttatgacatCATCGCTCacctcggacgggttttacgggcatttcttgtttgtttatttatttatttttcattttgcattgcacaactatcatattgcgttcagctattaataattctagctttctttcgctttgttttttgttgctttttgctttttatttttctctaaatactcgccgtacgtggcgctatactgttacgTCATACGCCTTCCATATGGTTTAGACTCacgctggttttcgcccgagtgctcatgggttgaatgagattaacaatggcggcggatacgaacgcttccctcgcatagagagagaaaagtaggctttgtgtaagtttacaagcgcggctgggcacatcgtgtacctaggcgaggtgggtgtgctcgaaaacaaagatcaatgcaagttttgattcaaaatcggctgttttcggcggagaaactgcccgccgtatttctgaggagccaccagcggttttttctatatcagtctgcagggctgtggtgggaggccgtttaatgCTGgttacacacagccctgccatgcatatAGGCAGAGCTAGGCAtagcatagtgaactgtctgtcaccgcactCTCAtagttggctgcacgtaaaagcaactgaACTTTCCAAGAtaaaacggtcagtatcttgtgaaaacagcaacataggaatggaaattgttttagtcagtggtaaaaattcttaacagatgaagcgtttaattgctttcaataaaatgtaaatgtatgtGGCCtcagttttcaatttcaacggcctaggtccgatgtctccTCTCGTTTGATAttcatttccgtgcgttgtcgcccccgtatgtatctgttgcgtttttaccgtacatgtaggcatttgtaatctgtgtactgtaattccctggactgccttgcttttagttgtattctgttgttaccgctatcagccctcactataggtacgtgcttgcatattaaaatcccaagcactctttcattctgcaccaatctttgtcacacattctcttttcttccgctgctctggtctctggaacttcgcttttgcttgcaaatgctttctagttagcTATTGATACTGCTAAGTGCCTTTCTTGACTGTTAAATCTTTGTATAATAAATATCTGCAGCAAGTGTCATCAAATATAGTGCAGTCATTCAGGATATACAGTCTTTCTTTGTTTAAAGGCCTGACTTTACTacagaaaacaatggggttggtccataccatggtggtgaaaatctAAAGCCAATCTCGGCTGCCattctaattacaaaaggtcatcaaataagtcaattagtaattaagtGACAGCATGTTGCTAAACGTTTTTGCATcctattataacactgacagattatcacctcaGTGTACaccgtttcataaaatttgaagcAATTTTTCTGGACATTCACTCTaaaaaaaaatagcgccaatggcactggatcacaactggcacattgtaaaactactctatctctgggtgcacctgtacattaaatactaaatgggtaggtgctgcggctGTGGAGTTTTTGCagtacacacacccacacaatcatatcatatacatacagacaaactcAAAGACAGGCAATCTCAAACCTATAAGAAGAGTTTTCACTGGCGCATATACTCTTGGCCATATGGGAGTTTGAATGGGTTAGCTCTACATACTGACATAGAGGAGAAGTTGTTGATTGTGCCTGcacttcaaatgttaaagaataGCCACCTGGTATTTGTAGCTGACAGCTGGGGAAAAAGTGACATGGGACAAGTATGGATTTTAactgtaaacaaattttattcaatatataaacACTGAACAATCAAGCAGGCAATATATTGTAAATGGTTGTTGATGGCAGAAATGTAAGAAGTAAATCCAAAGAGTAATGtaatgagtaaataaaatatactgTAATGGTAGTAAGTGTAAAGTAAATATCAACGCTAAATAAAATActaacaaaaatgcaaatgtacTCTGATTGTAATGGAAaatgattataaaaattgtatagtAATCCAAGGGCTAAGTAATCTAAGAGGCTAAAGTCATCACGCTaagcaaacttgcggcaaatgtaaggatatgcaaatgataataAAGTTACCAACTGTAGATACAttgaaaggggaagttcaccaaggatgattttacatatgttcaggaagtttcattttagggcttcatcaagtccatgtaatttgaagcatggaaaaaagctccaagcttgggagCTTGCAACATGTGATATGGAAAGGACCATCTTCTGGtgtgtatggcattgtccagtcACCCAggctcaaaccaggctgtgtgtatttacataactattgttgataccgagtatccttgcataaacgatgaatcacgTATAATAAAATGTCCACTGTCAAATTTCTCACTTGTTAGTAGTAAACAGCAGCAcagaatctgacagtggacagttcatcataagtgattcattgtttgcAAAGGATACTCAGTCtcaacaatagttatgtaaatatccACAGCCTGGTTGatcatgggtgagtggacaatgccataccaatCGGAAGATGGCTCTTCCATATTATGTGATGGAAGctccaagcctggagctttttgccatgattcaaattacatggagttgatgaagccctaaaatcgaagttactgtattatttattggttttgtaaaaacttgcgtgagttataaatggcaaaaatagcttttgCGAGGTGAGTGATCACAAAGGTATATATTTCACCCCTTTTGATGCCATAATGCCATGGATttatgaagacagtgtgtggtaGGTCATCGAACATGAGCAGGTCATTAAAAAATTTATCATTCAGTTTAAAATCTGTAATGAtggaaatatatagttcatctcCCGGGTGCAGAATTTTATCTAAATCTGCTCTTGTCATAAGGTGCCTTTGTAATGACATACAAAGGGAAATTAATGCATTGCATGTGCACTGTCTGCCTGTATCCAATACTACATTGTGTACTTCCTTGATGTGTACTACCACGTACCAGAATTagtttaaaatgtttgttgCTGCTATCAACTACACTTTGCTGTTGTATATTATTTAGTACTGCTAACTTATGTACTTCTATTGTCTCCATTTCTATCTGGACACACATTACTTTGTTGGTTTACATGGTACAAGTTACTTTGTTAACCCTTGTTGGTTACATCAGTTACATGTTTGTTGGTACTCTTACTTTGTTGGTTGTTACAGGTGTTAGTTTCAAGTGTACTTTCTTTGGTTACATTTAAATTATGACATAGGTTACTTTGATTTACATGATACAGGTTACTATGTTTGCTTTTCTTGACTGTACTTTTATTTGTAATATCATGAGTAATATGTTGAGCCACAATGTTACTTGTATTTTCATTGGTTTCATTGCACAAGGTCAATTCATGGTCTTTTGATGTAGCAAACTTTGTAGCTTGCGCACTATCCTGTAGagagacaagaaaaaaattattcagtttaTAATAATCAATAAGCATTCAACAATGAAAGTTTGCAATTATACTTGTAATCATTAATAGACATTACATctataaatgtaaaacagtgaaaaattatggaaaaaacatctaaagaaatatatatcagcaAAACATGACCATTAAAGTGCTTGACATTTACACTTATCAAGTGAAAAATTAAACCACAATAATGAAtattcctttcaaattcaaaaattttcaaacactttatgatctcaagtgtagcaacagctttctcggcattcaggagttcctaattttcaaatcacaatgttttgtatgttgttcgtgatagtttttacatagttcttagaaatatttgtttagtttttattacattaattacctgtgtttttatgacattaaagggatagaaatattttcatttctggtggtaaacttttgccacaagaaataattaggaggcaattctaaaaatctggcaGCAATATGAAGTATTACTGGTAGCAATATGAGTATATTACCACAtatacagaatacttctgcagcattcAGTCAGTGTTAACAGTgtgacaacttatcatacatatacactacaagctccTCAAGTTATGTGCCACATTTATGCAGTCTTTAAGTCATGACGCAAATTTTGTcagccacacaaatacaaatttccatgcagaagaaagcattcggtagcatagtggcagtgtagatacaagtattgtggtgttaTGTCATAGTTGTCATCAAGCtggctcaatagcatcttcagcacaagtatttttcttgagacaaaaagggtaaggccaaaatcctttaaaacaagacacaatcattttgttcaattcatttccaAATGATTTAAAGAGcaataatagttttaatgataatgataacattgtagcccaggaacattttcatttgataatttgatacgatcaagaaatgtctggtgatgttcactattacatcattaaactggtggaatctgcagaaatattaaaatcattcaaaatcacatcatttcttgtaaaagttaaagcagtttgaaatagtcaaaatggacaattttagtagtttaaattttgaattgttgctttgatgtAAAGTAACCatgcaaaaattacagctctaaAAGGTGataatttgaaatggatatgcgTACTGCAACTAATGTTGACAGTTTCTCTTTGACATGAatcttaataaaatttaatttaaaactgacagtcaagctaaatgccattaaattggaaagcaccaagaaattaccttttatcataagattgtacctattggacctccctaggtggtttcttttgaaacacaattgtgtacttaaggggttttcattcatgacatcacataagatgatccagatttgacctttcagaaaacctcaagtttttctcctctttttccttgtattatgaactctgtttgtgaaagtttcctgtgaaataatggtttttaccatcaaactgagtaattacaggccaaattttgatacaagcaaagggtaaaacttggactaaaggacgaccggtacgcgggactcacagaggcaaagccaAGCCTAGCCTCAGTCAGTGTATTCCATGGTCGTTACTATAGTAcgtccatgatgtattgtagcacggtccgtccacagtatcgaacagcaacaatgtttgcttcacgtaccatGGAATtcgtaactttgtagaaaggagagtaaagtgtttcaatacattcacagtccctcgtgggctattcagctctgggactatttgtcccatagacgagtgtacataagcgagaaacaactcgcttatgtacactcgtctatggggcgaatagtcccagagctgaatagcccacgagggactgtgatacattgcaactttgtaggaaggagggtaaattgtttcaacaccttacaacatGTTATTAAAGCTATAGTTTTCTGTTGGggaggcatcgtgacatgatttcatgaaagaaaaaacatatagTATTGCAAAGACGTCAATGTTTTGCCATTTGTAACCAAgcagaacagagctattttatcggCTGGCCGTTGATTAACATCATGAAACAATGGTCCGGCGAGCCCAGGGCAGACTTTGTATAACCTTGGCA
Encoded here:
- the LOC139122694 gene encoding tripartite motif-containing protein 2-like, encoding MQGPSDGWSKFTLEGQGPSPGQKFNNPCGLTFHNDKLLVCDKGNNIVQILNKDYTCEKVLGSFSGQFAKPFKPQSVAVSQDNHYYILDDNNLQIIVCDQNNKVIRIITLPRDTNPWCIALLREFVLVTDVKGHRLLKYTKNGHFVQELGGPLGHGHTPFNWPGFVAVNSRDVIMVSDCYNHCIKCFDADFNYLYKYGHRGNSDGQLSYPHSIAVDGADNVYVCDHLNDRISMWSGDGTWRCHLFQGEVFRPWYIAVSRDRICVRGIHDKHITVFSK